A single Atopobiaceae bacterium DNA region contains:
- a CDS encoding SGNH/GDSL hydrolase family protein: MALDNSDAHKVPDGMPVRSSSRDLLHGALVVDELADGWMRPWRLLPSQRRALSSCMAWHPGLFSQMAQCTSGVTLSFETDATQVALEVRVDPEPQGTTAQLAFVDAMVDGTHVASVERARAAERDVAVPHDGLSCDVDGTHLACRMPSQGEGLVRFELACAGEGDGMPTPAATPRHGSALPGLVPGRSVRVWLPALRGCEVRDVACNGSFIRPVASAQGLAGSLLVLGDSIAQGFVTDDPARSWPALVASGLGCDLVNQGIGGQVFQETSLAGLASVGTPSYVVVALGANYRFERCGASLVVGDVAAYLRHVARAWPEVPCLVVTPLWHAERAWPSHPGSCWEDVPGIITHEVARHANLYLLDGRGVMDANRLLLADGFDHPDARGAEQVADRVLAALGHRARVRDAGAAVAGRRGKGHGTGMSGKADVTPCAATARASRQDDVPGASGAATAQRGRSPRPAGGRHEPGGPDAMTGQPGEQLRLV, translated from the coding sequence ATGGCACTCGACAACAGCGACGCGCACAAGGTCCCGGACGGCATGCCTGTCCGGAGCTCGTCGCGCGACCTCCTCCATGGTGCCCTGGTCGTGGACGAGCTGGCGGACGGTTGGATGCGCCCGTGGCGGCTCCTTCCCAGCCAGAGGCGTGCGCTCTCGAGCTGCATGGCCTGGCATCCGGGACTCTTCTCGCAGATGGCGCAGTGCACCTCGGGTGTGACCCTCTCGTTCGAGACCGATGCCACGCAGGTCGCCCTCGAGGTCCGGGTCGACCCCGAGCCGCAGGGCACCACGGCCCAGCTCGCCTTCGTCGATGCGATGGTCGACGGCACCCATGTGGCCTCGGTCGAGCGGGCCCGTGCGGCCGAGCGCGACGTCGCCGTCCCGCATGATGGGCTGAGCTGCGACGTCGACGGCACGCACCTCGCCTGCCGCATGCCCTCCCAGGGAGAGGGGCTCGTGCGCTTCGAGCTCGCCTGCGCCGGCGAGGGCGACGGCATGCCTACACCTGCGGCAACGCCACGGCACGGCTCGGCGCTGCCTGGCCTCGTGCCCGGCCGTTCCGTCCGTGTCTGGCTCCCCGCGCTGCGCGGGTGCGAGGTGCGCGACGTGGCCTGCAACGGGAGCTTCATCAGGCCCGTGGCGTCCGCGCAGGGCCTGGCGGGCTCGCTGCTCGTGCTGGGCGACTCCATCGCGCAGGGGTTCGTGACCGATGACCCGGCGCGGTCATGGCCTGCGCTCGTGGCGAGCGGGCTCGGTTGTGACCTCGTGAACCAGGGGATCGGCGGCCAGGTCTTCCAGGAGACCTCCCTGGCCGGGCTCGCCTCGGTGGGCACCCCCTCGTATGTCGTCGTGGCCCTGGGCGCCAACTACCGCTTCGAGCGCTGCGGTGCCAGCCTGGTCGTCGGTGACGTCGCGGCCTATCTGCGCCATGTGGCCCGGGCCTGGCCCGAGGTGCCCTGCCTGGTGGTCACGCCGCTCTGGCATGCCGAGCGTGCCTGGCCGAGCCACCCCGGCAGCTGCTGGGAGGACGTCCCCGGCATCATCACGCACGAGGTCGCGCGCCACGCCAACCTGTACCTGCTGGACGGGCGCGGCGTCATGGACGCGAACCGGCTCCTTCTGGCAGACGGCTTCGACCATCCCGACGCGCGCGGTGCCGAGCAGGTCGCCGACCGCGTGCTTGCCGCGCTGGGGCACAGGGCGCGCGTTCGTGACGCGGGTGCGGCCGTGGCCGGCAGGCGTGGGAAGGGGCATGGGACGGGCATGAGCGGAAAGGCCGACGTGACCCCATGTGCCGCCACGGCCCGTGCTTCTCGCCAAGATGACGTCCCAGGTGCGTCGGGGGCCGCGACCGCCCAGAGGGGTCGCTCGCCTCGGCCTGCGGGCGGCCGTCATGAGCCCGGCGGGCCCGACGCCATGACCGGCCAGCCCGGCGAGCAGCTCCGGCTGGTGTGA
- a CDS encoding OPT/YSL family transporter, whose translation MPSQKSPATSQSIPGEGAGERPRRAATPRALIIGAIGSAVLTASSLYIALKMGALPWPIVFAALVSVLALRLFGSSDLHEANVCHAAMSAGSMVAGGLAFTIPGLWILGTGAQVSLPELLVATLSGTALGLVACACLQPYFIRQRKLAYPIGASAAETLKATADAKSTNGRALFGGMGVSALYAFLRDNLGLLPSRLFASTALPGVSLGIYNSPMMMAMGFIVGVVPAGVWFLGALIGNFGVGVAFPALGICDVASAGDIRTSLGLGLMLGVGGGVILRNVIPAARRAISARRAESAGAALGDAATTVVGGVGEGELTAAERARRLVTPRSVVAIVVAIVACVAAFALGLGLLPSIVMVVGAWFCVYLSGWLTGTTGVNPMEIFGVLVLLLLQVLFHDLSIESLFLASAVVAVACGICGDVMNDLKAGDELATPPAEQFSGMVVGGLVGAVVAALLLYAMGMVYGPDAFGADKTFVAAQASVVASMAGGIPNVPAFVVGIVAGCVMAAVGLPVMTLGLGVYLPFYLSAGAAVGALVRFVFDRMHKGKDAEKTTADESKGQAIAAGLLGGESLVGVISAFVALAGLLAG comes from the coding sequence ATGCCGTCACAGAAGAGCCCTGCCACCTCCCAGTCCATCCCAGGCGAGGGCGCAGGCGAGAGGCCCCGCCGCGCGGCGACCCCGCGTGCCCTCATCATCGGGGCCATAGGCTCGGCCGTCCTCACGGCCAGCTCCCTCTACATCGCACTCAAGATGGGCGCGCTTCCCTGGCCCATCGTCTTCGCTGCGCTCGTCTCCGTCCTGGCCCTCAGGCTCTTCGGCTCGAGCGACCTGCACGAGGCCAACGTGTGCCATGCGGCCATGAGCGCGGGCTCCATGGTGGCCGGCGGCCTGGCCTTCACCATCCCGGGCCTCTGGATCCTGGGCACGGGCGCGCAGGTCAGCCTTCCCGAGCTGCTGGTGGCGACGCTCTCCGGCACGGCCCTGGGCCTCGTCGCCTGCGCGTGCCTGCAGCCCTACTTCATCCGTCAGCGCAAGCTCGCCTATCCCATCGGCGCCAGCGCGGCCGAGACCCTGAAGGCGACGGCCGACGCCAAGAGCACCAACGGTCGTGCCCTGTTCGGAGGCATGGGCGTCTCGGCGCTCTATGCGTTCCTGCGCGACAACCTGGGCCTGCTTCCCTCGCGCCTGTTCGCGAGCACTGCGCTGCCGGGTGTGTCGCTGGGCATCTACAACTCGCCGATGATGATGGCCATGGGCTTCATCGTGGGCGTGGTCCCCGCGGGCGTGTGGTTCCTGGGTGCCCTCATCGGCAACTTCGGCGTGGGCGTGGCGTTCCCTGCCCTCGGCATCTGTGACGTCGCGAGTGCCGGCGACATCCGCACCAGCCTCGGCCTCGGCCTCATGCTCGGCGTGGGCGGTGGCGTCATCCTGCGCAACGTCATCCCCGCCGCCCGTCGGGCCATCTCCGCCCGTCGCGCGGAGTCCGCGGGCGCCGCACTCGGCGATGCCGCGACCACCGTCGTCGGCGGCGTGGGCGAGGGCGAGCTCACGGCTGCCGAGCGTGCCCGCCGTCTCGTGACGCCGCGCTCCGTCGTGGCCATCGTGGTCGCCATCGTGGCCTGCGTTGCCGCCTTCGCGCTCGGCCTGGGGCTCCTTCCCAGCATCGTCATGGTCGTCGGTGCCTGGTTCTGCGTGTACCTCTCCGGCTGGCTCACGGGCACCACGGGCGTGAACCCCATGGAGATCTTCGGCGTGCTGGTGCTTCTCCTGCTCCAGGTGCTCTTCCATGACCTCTCGATAGAGAGCCTGTTCCTGGCCAGTGCCGTCGTGGCTGTGGCCTGCGGCATCTGCGGCGACGTCATGAACGACCTCAAGGCCGGCGACGAGCTCGCCACGCCTCCCGCCGAGCAGTTCTCGGGCATGGTCGTGGGCGGCCTCGTGGGTGCCGTCGTGGCTGCGCTCCTGCTCTATGCGATGGGCATGGTCTATGGGCCTGACGCCTTCGGTGCCGACAAGACCTTCGTCGCCGCCCAGGCAAGTGTCGTCGCCTCCATGGCGGGCGGCATCCCCAACGTGCCGGCCTTCGTGGTCGGCATCGTGGCCGGCTGCGTGATGGCCGCCGTGGGCCTTCCCGTCATGACGCTCGGCCTCGGGGTCTACCTCCCGTTCTATCTCTCCGCGGGTGCCGCGGTGGGCGCGCTCGTGCGCTTCGTCTTCGACCGCATGCACAAGGGCAAGGATGCCGAGAAGACCACCGCGGACGAGTCCAAGGGGCAGGCCATCGCCGCCGGCCTCCTCGGCGGCGAGAGCCTCGTCGGCGTGATCTCCGCCTTCGTGGCACTGGCTGGCCTCCTGGCGGGGTAG
- a CDS encoding TetR/AcrR family transcriptional regulator, translating into MEKSRMRSGRSPDTEGADEACPTKLLIARELKDLLAHRSLDDITVSELSAACSITRQTFYYHFDDMLDLVCWIYSSEADAALGSERTHDTWQQGLLAILEYLRRNRAFVQATFHAVDPAFTQRYLREQTNLLLAGVVREEAAGLPLSAADAAFIASFYSYGFIGCVVEWIEGGMREEPEHLVQRVAQVTQGTIDGAVRRLAAR; encoded by the coding sequence ATGGAGAAGAGCCGTATGCGCAGTGGGCGCTCGCCCGACACGGAAGGTGCGGACGAGGCATGCCCCACCAAGCTGCTCATCGCTCGGGAGTTGAAGGACCTTCTCGCCCACCGCTCGCTCGACGACATCACGGTGAGCGAGCTCTCGGCCGCCTGCTCCATCACACGCCAGACCTTCTACTACCACTTCGACGACATGCTCGACCTGGTGTGCTGGATCTACTCGAGCGAGGCCGACGCCGCCCTGGGGTCCGAGCGGACCCACGACACCTGGCAGCAGGGGCTCCTTGCCATCCTCGAGTACCTGCGGCGCAACCGCGCCTTCGTCCAGGCGACCTTCCATGCCGTCGACCCGGCGTTCACGCAGCGCTACCTCCGTGAGCAGACCAACCTGCTGCTGGCGGGAGTGGTCAGGGAGGAGGCGGCAGGTCTGCCCCTGTCTGCCGCCGACGCAGCCTTCATCGCGAGCTTCTACTCGTACGGCTTCATCGGATGCGTGGTCGAGTGGATCGAGGGTGGCATGCGCGAGGAGCCCGAGCACCTGGTCCAGCGCGTGGCCCAGGTGACCCAGGGCACCATCGACGGGGCCGTCCGCCGCCTGGCCGCGCGGTAG
- a CDS encoding GNAT family N-acetyltransferase, producing MSDVTHGPVAADRSELDRQGLATLEAGPRWCLPMAEVLRRGIGHVLAATPASVCLALDNGDIQIWADSSSEVRRVLEEHPAWEFVMLAGPGLGQEVCKVWGLPEGRIEFFSVAAYTAGTPLPVSSALEIRTLGVEWAETVRDHYTHPEFFPIEEIRRRCAAGTITGGFEDGELVGYIGSHAEGSMGMLEVFEGHRHQGYATALESAKIDEHLSHGWTPWAQIFADNVASINLQHKLGLSLTPADEQCFLSIN from the coding sequence ATGTCAGATGTCACGCACGGCCCTGTCGCGGCCGACCGGTCCGAGCTCGACAGGCAGGGCCTCGCGACCCTCGAGGCGGGCCCTCGCTGGTGCCTTCCCATGGCCGAGGTGCTGCGGCGTGGGATCGGCCATGTGCTTGCGGCGACGCCTGCCAGCGTGTGCCTCGCGCTCGACAACGGGGACATCCAGATCTGGGCCGACTCGTCATCCGAGGTCAGGCGTGTGCTCGAGGAACATCCCGCTTGGGAGTTCGTGATGCTGGCGGGTCCCGGCCTGGGGCAGGAGGTCTGCAAGGTCTGGGGACTTCCCGAGGGCCGTATCGAGTTCTTCTCGGTGGCCGCGTACACGGCCGGGACGCCCCTGCCGGTCTCGTCCGCCCTCGAGATACGCACGCTGGGCGTGGAGTGGGCCGAGACGGTCCGCGACCACTACACCCATCCGGAGTTCTTCCCCATAGAGGAGATCCGGCGTCGCTGCGCTGCGGGCACGATCACGGGCGGGTTCGAGGACGGCGAGCTCGTGGGCTACATCGGGAGCCACGCCGAGGGGTCCATGGGGATGCTCGAGGTCTTCGAGGGACACCGCCATCAGGGCTACGCCACCGCGCTGGAGTCGGCCAAGATCGACGAGCACCTCTCCCATGGGTGGACCCCGTGGGCCCAGATCTTCGCGGACAACGTCGCCTCGATCAACCTGCAGCACAAGCTGGGCCTCTCGCTCACCCCTGCCGACGAGCAGTGCTTCCTCTCGATCAACTGA
- a CDS encoding HD domain-containing protein gives MSRCINRKAPGLALELSPSVASQVSRTRARDLLSTAATPDTAAIRRDDARRDEDSPLRPPFVRDAEKIMHTPAYNRLSGKTQVFSFRVNDDITRRGLHVQLVSRVARDIGRALGLNLDLIDSIALAHDIGHTPFGHAGEHFLNDAYHGRTGRWFFHNVQSVRVLDVLYGRNLTLQTLDGAICHNGEFEQQVLSTSDLAGFDGADGFDAVVERCWATGAEAISHLRPMTLEGCVVRLADIIAYVGKDRQDAIHAGLVGEDDFADGLGGGYNAWALSAFVCDIVEHSLGTGRIQMSEEGFGELRRAKRENYERIYNASEVNDACSGELRDLFARMYERVLADLEAGDESAPVFRHHIARLDAYLSHYGQTYDWQSDHDLAAVDFISSMTDDYFVAYAEDAFPDVAGSFPRSGYFVQ, from the coding sequence ATGTCACGCTGCATCAACAGAAAGGCCCCGGGCCTCGCGCTCGAGCTCTCGCCGTCCGTCGCATCCCAGGTCTCCCGCACGCGTGCGCGGGACCTCCTGAGCACGGCCGCCACACCCGACACCGCGGCCATCCGTCGCGACGATGCGCGGCGTGACGAGGACTCGCCTCTGCGCCCACCCTTCGTCCGTGATGCCGAGAAGATCATGCACACCCCTGCGTACAACCGGCTCTCCGGCAAGACCCAGGTCTTCTCGTTCCGTGTGAACGACGACATCACCCGCCGTGGCCTGCACGTGCAGCTCGTGAGCCGCGTGGCGCGGGACATCGGTCGGGCCCTCGGCCTCAACCTCGACCTCATCGATTCCATCGCGCTCGCCCATGACATCGGCCACACGCCCTTCGGCCACGCCGGCGAGCACTTCCTGAACGACGCCTACCATGGGCGCACCGGCCGCTGGTTCTTCCATAACGTGCAGAGCGTCCGTGTGCTCGACGTGCTGTACGGTCGCAACCTCACGCTCCAGACCCTCGATGGCGCCATCTGCCATAACGGGGAGTTCGAGCAGCAGGTCCTTTCCACCTCCGACCTTGCGGGCTTCGACGGCGCCGACGGCTTCGACGCGGTCGTGGAGCGTTGCTGGGCCACCGGCGCCGAGGCCATCTCGCACCTCCGGCCCATGACCCTCGAGGGGTGCGTCGTCCGTCTCGCCGACATCATCGCCTATGTGGGCAAGGACCGTCAGGACGCGATCCATGCCGGGCTGGTGGGCGAGGACGACTTCGCCGACGGCCTCGGCGGTGGCTACAACGCCTGGGCGCTCTCGGCCTTCGTCTGCGACATCGTGGAGCACAGCCTGGGGACGGGCCGCATCCAGATGAGCGAGGAGGGCTTTGGCGAGCTTCGACGTGCCAAGCGCGAGAACTACGAGAGGATCTACAACGCGAGCGAGGTCAACGACGCCTGCTCCGGCGAGCTCCGGGACCTGTTCGCACGCATGTACGAGCGTGTGCTCGCCGACCTCGAGGCGGGCGACGAGTCGGCGCCGGTCTTCCGGCACCACATCGCGCGGCTCGACGCGTACCTCTCGCATTACGGGCAGACCTACGACTGGCAGTCCGACCATGACCTCGCGGCGGTCGACTTCATCTCGTCGATGACGGACGACTACTTCGTGGCCTATGCCGAGGATGCCTTCCCGGACGTGGCTGGCAGCTTCCCGAGGAGCGGCTACTTCGTGCAGTAG
- a CDS encoding oleate hydratase → MYYSSGNYEAFARPRKPEGVDGKHAYIVGTGLAALSAAAYLVRDAQMPGDHVHMLEARPLAGGACDGWHYDDRGFTMRGGREMDNHFECMWDLFKTVPSLEHEGQTVLDEYYWLNKDDPNYSLCRATEHEGADAHTDKRFGLSEKGAKEIAQLFLTPNEQLYDKRIDQIFDDEVFDSNFWLYWRTMFAFENWHSALEMKLYIQRYVHHIGGLPDFTALRFTKYNQYESMVLPLIKYLEGFGVDIRYGVRVTNVDFDIVPATEHAPAKKVARRITALEVPEGCEMDDSGRPADPSAATTTHIDLTEDDLVFITNGGCVENSTFGGQHTAAPMRPELQEGGGWDLWKRIAAQDPSFGHPEKFCSAPERSNWMSATVETLDEEILPYIQRICHRDPLSGRVVTGGIVTARDSSWLLSWTINRQPQFADQPKDHCLVWVYSLFTDKPGDFVKKPMRDCTGAEVCEEWLYHIGVPEDRIVELAERHANTTTCMMPYITAFFMPRAAGDRPDVVPEGAVNFAFLGQFAETPRDTIFTTEYSIRTGMEAVYTLLDVDRGVPEVWGSVYDVRCLLDATTKLQDGKKLGDLKLNMVERTVLDGVVKKVDGTDIGKLLREYGLI, encoded by the coding sequence ATGTATTACAGCTCTGGCAACTACGAGGCCTTCGCACGTCCGCGCAAGCCCGAGGGCGTCGACGGCAAGCATGCCTACATCGTCGGCACCGGCCTTGCCGCCCTCTCGGCCGCGGCATACCTGGTGCGCGACGCCCAGATGCCTGGCGACCACGTCCACATGCTCGAGGCCCGCCCGCTGGCTGGTGGCGCCTGCGACGGCTGGCACTACGACGACCGCGGCTTCACCATGCGTGGCGGCCGCGAGATGGACAACCACTTCGAGTGCATGTGGGACCTCTTCAAGACGGTCCCGTCGCTCGAGCACGAGGGTCAGACCGTCCTCGACGAGTACTACTGGCTCAACAAGGACGACCCCAACTACTCCCTCTGCCGCGCCACCGAGCACGAGGGTGCCGACGCGCACACCGACAAGAGGTTCGGCCTGTCCGAGAAGGGCGCCAAGGAGATCGCACAGCTCTTCCTCACGCCCAACGAGCAGCTCTATGACAAGCGGATCGACCAGATCTTCGACGACGAGGTCTTCGACAGCAACTTCTGGCTCTACTGGCGTACGATGTTCGCCTTCGAGAACTGGCACTCCGCCCTCGAGATGAAGCTCTACATCCAGCGCTACGTCCACCACATCGGGGGCCTTCCCGACTTCACGGCCCTACGCTTCACCAAGTACAACCAGTATGAGTCGATGGTCCTGCCGCTCATCAAGTACCTCGAGGGCTTCGGCGTCGACATCCGCTACGGCGTGCGCGTGACCAACGTGGACTTCGACATCGTGCCGGCCACCGAGCACGCCCCGGCCAAGAAGGTCGCGCGCCGCATCACCGCACTCGAGGTACCCGAGGGCTGCGAGATGGACGACTCGGGTCGTCCCGCCGACCCGTCTGCCGCCACGACGACCCACATCGACCTCACCGAGGACGACCTCGTCTTCATCACCAACGGCGGCTGCGTCGAGAACTCCACCTTCGGCGGCCAGCACACGGCGGCCCCGATGAGGCCCGAGCTCCAGGAGGGCGGCGGCTGGGACCTCTGGAAGAGGATCGCCGCACAGGACCCCTCGTTCGGTCACCCCGAGAAGTTCTGCTCGGCCCCCGAGCGGTCCAACTGGATGAGTGCCACCGTGGAGACCTTGGACGAGGAGATCCTCCCCTACATCCAGCGGATCTGCCACCGCGACCCGCTGTCGGGGCGCGTGGTGACGGGCGGCATCGTGACCGCCCGCGACTCGAGCTGGCTCCTCTCGTGGACCATCAACCGCCAGCCGCAGTTCGCCGACCAGCCCAAGGACCACTGCCTCGTATGGGTCTACAGCCTGTTCACGGACAAGCCGGGTGACTTCGTGAAGAAGCCCATGCGCGATTGCACCGGCGCCGAGGTCTGCGAGGAGTGGCTCTACCACATCGGCGTGCCCGAGGACAGGATCGTGGAGCTGGCCGAGAGGCATGCCAACACGACGACCTGCATGATGCCCTACATCACCGCGTTCTTCATGCCGCGCGCCGCCGGCGACCGCCCCGACGTGGTGCCCGAGGGCGCCGTGAACTTCGCCTTCCTGGGCCAGTTCGCCGAGACCCCGCGCGACACGATCTTCACCACCGAGTACTCCATCCGCACCGGCATGGAGGCGGTCTACACCCTGCTCGACGTCGACCGTGGCGTGCCCGAGGTGTGGGGCAGCGTCTATGACGTCCGCTGCCTGCTCGACGCCACCACCAAGCTGCAGGACGGCAAGAAGCTCGGCGACCTCAAGCTCAACATGGTGGAGCGTACGGTGCTCGACGGCGTGGTCAAGAAGGTCGACGGCACCGACATCGGCAAGCTCCTGCGAGAGTACGGCCTGATCTAG